ACGTGTTTAAAGTAACCATAATACACCTGTCTGAATACTGGAATCGTAGGTTGACTTGTCTCTAGACAAACCACCTGACCACCCGGTTTTACTACCCGAAACATTTCTTTAATAACTTGATTGTAATCCGGTACATTACGGAGTCCAAAGCCAATTGTCACATAGTCAAAGGAATTATCTTCAAAAGGGAGATTCATCGCATTTCCATGAAGAAGTGTAACATTATCTTTTTTCTTTTCCCTGACTTTCACTTGACCTACTTCAAGCATATTTTCGCTAAAATCAAGTCCAATTGCCGTTCCGCTTTTACCGACGGCATCTGCCATAGCCAGTGTCCAGTCTGCAGTACCACAGCAAACGTCTAAAGCTGTTGTTCCCTTCTGAACGTCCATCAGTCGCATTGTATCTTTACGCCATGCTTTATGACGTTGAAAACTAATCACAGAATTCATGACATCATATCGCTTTGATATGGTTTGAAATACGTCGTGAACTCGTTCTTCTTTAGATGAAGCCATTCTTTATCCCTCTTCCGCCATTTTCTTTTCCTGTATGCCCAGTAAACCCCAATTATATTCAAATCGCTTCTGAAACAGATGATGAAGCTCTGAATGGTTATGAAGTAGCTGATCCATCTCTTTCTTCGCATGTGAAATATAAGAGTCCAGGACAATTCTTACTTTAGAAACTTGATTGGTTGTAAGCTTCGCATCTTTAACCGATAGAAGCGTAGCAGCAATCTTATAAAGGACATCGGACCCAGATTGAATGAGCCCCTTCTTACGTTCAACAAGAAGACGGTTCATATAAAAATAGTGAGTTCCAAAATTGCTCCAGTTATTTAAACCATAATGTTCAGCAACTTTCCGAACTAATATAGACTCAATCGTCTTTATGTTATCAAAGACGGATTCAATTGATGTATAGTCCGTTTGATAAAAAGCCATCTTTGCCTCATTTATTTCCTGAATGGCCTCTGAAAGAGTACGAATCAGACCATTATCTCCCCACTTAGAAAGAATATGATAATACATGCTACTAAAATAGTCACCAGCAAGCACCGTTAGCTGACGATTTTTCCGTTCACTTTCGTTCTCAATATTATCGAGTGAGATTAATTCATGCGTATCAAGTGCAATCTGCACAAGCATGATGGACAGGAGCGTATCCTGCTTTCTTTTATGTTCGAGCTTCGCTTGTTCTAATATGCCATAGAACACATATAGCTTCTCTTCATCAATAACTGGAAAATCAATAAATCGAAGCAAATATGAATGGGATAGGCGAGACTGAAGCATGTCTCGAACTCCTGCTATTTTTTTATGTGTACTTTCTTTCGGATTTGTCATATCCCATACCCCTTACATGTCTTCCAATTAGAAAAGTGAGCCAGCCGCGTCTTTTTGCGAAAGCTTACATTTTCCATATACTTTATTTTGTCGGTTTTTTCATTGTTAAAGTATAAATTATGTATTCATTCCTAGTATAGCACAATAACCCTCTAGCTAAAACGAACGGCTAAGGTTTTGAAATGAAAGAAAAGCAGGTTATAATGTCCTGCTTTACTCTTCCGTACTTATTTCACCATGTTCTGTTTGAATGACAGCTTTTCCTCTCACCTTAACCGCAGATGTATGCTCCGTGAATTGGGCAATCATAACTTCGCCTTTATCTAGTTTCTCTGAATGATGAAATCTTGTATCAGATCCACGCGTCAACCCAATAACGTTCACACCATTTTCAAGTGCTTTAATTACAAAAAAATCGTTGCTATCACTCTTCATATCGATCACTCCGCTTAAAAGGATTAGCCCTTGATCAAACCAAGTACTTCAGATCGTGCAGCAGCGTCATTTTCAAACACGCCTCTTACTGCTGATGTAACGGTTGATGAACCAGGCTTCTTAACGCCTCTCATAGTCATACACATGTGTTCTGCCTCAACTACGACCATAACACCATGTGGATCTAATGTATCTACCATCGAATTTGCTATTGTAGATGTAATTCGCTCTTGAAGCTGTGGACGCTTCGTTACAGATTCAACAGCTCTTGCTAGCTTACTAAGTCCTGTTACCTTCCCGCCTTTTGGAATATAGGCAACATGCGCTTTTCCGAAGAAAGGAACAAGATGGTGCTCGCAAGTTGAATAAAAAGGTATATCTTTAACTAAAACAAGCTCCTCGTGGTCTTCTCCAAAAATAGTCTGAAAATGCTCTTTTGGATCCTGATGCAGCCCCTGAAAGATTTCTTCGTACATTCTTGCTACACGTTTTGGAGTATCCAACAATCCTTCACGCTCAGGATCTTCACCGATCGCTTCAAGGATCATTTTCACTGCTTCTTGTATTTTTTCATGATTAACTTCGTACATTGTTCTTACTCCTCCATTCAGGGCCTTTATTACCTATCAAGATTCTAGCACATGGAGAAAAAGTTAGCAAAAAAGAAGAGCCGCAGAATGTGCGACTCTTCTTGGCCCTATGTATTTCTTACTTCACTGCATCCTTAAGG
The sequence above is drawn from the Pseudalkalibacillus hwajinpoensis genome and encodes:
- a CDS encoding demethylmenaquinone methyltransferase, which produces MASSKEERVHDVFQTISKRYDVMNSVISFQRHKAWRKDTMRLMDVQKGTTALDVCCGTADWTLAMADAVGKSGTAIGLDFSENMLEVGQVKVREKKKDNVTLLHGNAMNLPFEDNSFDYVTIGFGLRNVPDYNQVIKEMFRVVKPGGQVVCLETSQPTIPVFRQVYYGYFKHVMPVLGKVFAKSYEEYSWLQESASTFPGRDELKQLFFQNGFSRVDIKPYSGGVAAMHRGFKPIKP
- a CDS encoding heptaprenyl diphosphate synthase component 1, whose translation is MTNPKESTHKKIAGVRDMLQSRLSHSYLLRFIDFPVIDEEKLYVFYGILEQAKLEHKRKQDTLLSIMLVQIALDTHELISLDNIENESERKNRQLTVLAGDYFSSMYYHILSKWGDNGLIRTLSEAIQEINEAKMAFYQTDYTSIESVFDNIKTIESILVRKVAEHYGLNNWSNFGTHYFYMNRLLVERKKGLIQSGSDVLYKIAATLLSVKDAKLTTNQVSKVRIVLDSYISHAKKEMDQLLHNHSELHHLFQKRFEYNWGLLGIQEKKMAEEG
- the mtrB gene encoding trp RNA-binding attenuation protein MtrB, with the translated sequence MKSDSNDFFVIKALENGVNVIGLTRGSDTRFHHSEKLDKGEVMIAQFTEHTSAVKVRGKAVIQTEHGEISTEE
- the folE gene encoding GTP cyclohydrolase I FolE — its product is MYEVNHEKIQEAVKMILEAIGEDPEREGLLDTPKRVARMYEEIFQGLHQDPKEHFQTIFGEDHEELVLVKDIPFYSTCEHHLVPFFGKAHVAYIPKGGKVTGLSKLARAVESVTKRPQLQERITSTIANSMVDTLDPHGVMVVVEAEHMCMTMRGVKKPGSSTVTSAVRGVFENDAAARSEVLGLIKG